In the genome of Mangifera indica cultivar Alphonso chromosome 9, CATAS_Mindica_2.1, whole genome shotgun sequence, the window ACAATGCCTCGTGTTTCAATTAAAGTAAACTTTCTAggaaagaatgaagaaaatggTGGGTTTTTTAAAGGCAAATGTTGTGTCCTTAGCGGAGTTGACTTAAACTTTTTTGGACACACCCCAAGGAGCAGACTCTATTGTATTTTAGCGCATCTTTGGTCTCCCCACATTTCCAAATAATGGGCTTCCCAAAACCACTAGGATGTTCTCTCCATTTCCCTTTATTATTTACTACTATTATTGATTTGCCCCATAATAATACTAACATAAGAACGGACATGAATTAAGTTTAGTCAATCAAAACACTTTTTAGTtggaattttatttgaataaagatagtctagtttaaatttgattcaaatttatcgAGTCAACATTAAAGATAACTCattcgatttgaataaaaaattattcaatttaatttaatttgagtttatactCAGATTTATAGATCTAGTTCacaatttatcaataaatcgATGTTATTTAatccaataataaataaaataatatcgttttgataattgtttgatataatCTGAATCAAACCACagctaaatttgaatcgaattaaattattttttaattcatgagTCAAATCGAGTTAAATTCTCTCTAACTCAAACTTTATTCGGTTTAAAAAGTAAGCCAATTCTCCTAACTCAAACTCGACTCATATATGAGCTAAATGAATTctaattaaatcaaactgagTAGAGTGGTCAAAAGGGTGATTTTgcttctaattttaatttgatatattactGTGaccctaattttaattattatttttatctaactCTCTACATCATAGTAATTGAATcgtatatcgtatcatatattgaaaacttaattttttagtataatgagatacatcttttaaaaataaaataatacaaaatttctaatttaaatatcattattttaaaaaatatcacaaacaatttaaaaaaaaaatttctcatatatatttttattatatattatattatattacgttattatattattttaatttaatatattttatattatattataaaatatatattatatatcataaaatactgaTAATCACGTCTTACGTTTTATTCTTTACTTCAATCTACCACCACAACTCtaagaaaaaagattaatatatttcatgtttaaagattttataaCGATGAATGAAACaagaaagttttaaaaatttttttacatgataattatttaaaacgGTGCGCTGTACGAATTTCAATCTGGAAACAACTGtaaagattttgataaattttcatcatttattttatttcagaaaaataaatcaCGTTTTAGGCCTTTttcacaataaataaataaataaataatagtgaAAATACAAGTGACACGTAGGCtaagaaattaattatgtttatttattaatcaggTTTAAGCGGGGTTTTTCCGAAAACACTCGTAAATTCTTCTCTCCTCTTATCTACTCGTCTCCTTCGTTCTCTCTACAAATGGCATGACCCCGCTTCAACTTACTCTTCACTACCACCACCAGCACCAGCGATGACTCTCCAGCCACAGCAAACTCACCACCCTTACACCACGTGCCACCGCCACCCCACCACCAAGCCTGTTACTGGCTTCTGCGCCACGTGTCTCTGTGAACGCCTCTCTAGCATTGATTCCTCCGCCACCGCTCGTCCTCACATTCGCCGTACCAAATCTTACTCCTCCTCCGACCCAAATGCAGCCCCTGTCTTCGCTTCCGCCTCCGAGCCCCGCCGCAAATCCTGCGACGTGGGGCCCCGCAATACGCTCTCCAACCTTTTCAATATAGACGACCAattaaataacaagaaaatctACGGCCACATAGGCGCGGGACCCAcgttaaaagaagaagaagaggaggaggaagagATTATAGTTTGTGATGCGTtgattgaagatgaaaatgcgGGCGAGCTCAAGTCAATGAAGGAGTTCATAGATCTCGAGCTTGAACGCAAGAAGAGTCACGTGAGTGTTTTCTGGGAGACGGCTTCGGTTTTTAGCAAGAAGTTACTAAATTGGAAGCAGAAACAAATGCGacgaaagaaaaagaaacagagCCATGAAGAAgacaattataataataataataataagggcaATGAGAGACCAACAGCAGAGACAGAGACTCAGTCCGAGATTGGGTTGTACGGAGATTTCGGAAGAAGATCTTGCGACACTGATCTGAGATTATCTGTTGATAATAATTTGAGGTACTCGTTTGAGGAACCCAGAGCTTCTTGGGATGGCTGTTTGATAGGGAAAGCCAACTCGAGATTAATAACGCCAATGGCGGTTGTTGAAGAGAAGGGTGGTTCGGGGAACGAGGGAGATAAGGATAATCCGGGTGGATCTGAGCAAACTAGAGATTATTATGGAGAGCCTTTGAATATTCATAGGCGAAGGAGGAGTTTTGATAGATGTAGTTCGGGTAAAAGAGCGAGCTTTGTTGATGTTGATGAGGATAATTTGATATCAAACGCCAAGGTGTCTCCTAAAACTGTTGGTTTGTTTCATGGAGCCAAGTTGTTGGTTACGGAGAAAGAGCTTAGGGATTCGAATTGGTATTCGATTAAAGAATACCGAGCAGAGTGCGTTGAATCTGAGTCGAAGCATGTTGGTTATAACGATGCCGAGGTGGGTCAAAAGGGGTTTAATTTTAAGAAGTCATTGAGGTGGCTCAACGTGTGGAATATGTGGGGTTTAATACAGAAGAGAAGCGAAAGTAAATGTGGAGATGAAAGGAATGTGCATCGTGTGGTTGATGGAGCATTAGCTATGTCATTGCAAAAGATTAAAAGAGTGGCGAATGGAGAACCAAATGGAACAATTAGTGAGAAGCTTATTCGGAGTTATAGTGTTGGTGCTACGAGCCCTTTGAAGGTGGATGGTGTTGAAGCTAAAGACAATGGTGGGAGGAGAAGAGATGAAATTCTGCTGCAGAGGAACAGGAGTAGCGCCTTTTCTCCTAACAACCTTGATAATGGCTTATTAAGGTTCTACTTGACACCTGTGAGGAGTTACAGGAGAAACAAATCTGGAAGAAATAGGTAAAGAATTCACAATCTATGACCATGAATGGCTTGTAAAGGTTCATCACTTGTTCTTCAATGgaaaattttgttgttgtaaAGATATGCATATGCCaattcctcttttgtttaatgGATAAATAGGATAGCATATCATATTGTCTTCCTTCTTATGTTTAACATCTtctataataagtaataaccatGCAGTTCAAATTTTCTGGTTTAGTTGAtgatatttttcagttttttcgcCATGAAGCTTGGCACCTGCAAAAATGAGATTTTAGGCTCATTTGTGTACCATATTATTAACTAGCTGGGTAGTCATATCATAGGCAATTGTAATTTTTCTGAAAGTTGTTTTTGAATTCTGAAATCACCAGTAGGGCATGATCGCTTGAACTAATTGTAAGATGCAAATTGGGTTCTGGGATAGTATTAGTGGTGGTAGTGCAGGTTGGCCTTACCATGGAACATAGTAGAACATAATTGTCAAGCTTTTATGCATAGCAATTCATACTTTTTTTATGTAATCCTGTATCGGCATTTCCAGAATGTGATCGTCCTTGTAAGGGTTTCATAAAAAATCTTCTGGGTTCGTCAGTGATGCAATATCAAGATAACTTGTATGTCTCAGCACTTTGTTTTCACAAGTTGCAGAATCTGTACCAAGCAATCCTTTTTTGTTTCCAGACCAACTAATTAAAGCTGTTTCGTAGATGAATGTGTGTAGTTGTAATATTGCAGTACTCATAAGAAGCATTATATTTAACTGTCTGTTATCTCTTTTGTTGAACTTAAAGGAAGTGCATTTTGTTGTTTATTCTTTCAGGCTTATCAGTGTGTTGTTCATAACTTCATATATATTGTGGGCTGATCAGTTTCTGTCAGGACTGCCACGCTAACTAGCTGATGCTGAGTTTCATAACTTCGAAATTAGCTCATATCATAAACCccattttaatttcttactttgagaaataaaaaaattaatgttagaCCCCTAGGTAAATCCTATATCAGTAAAATATGGAACATGAATGTGTATTTCATATAGTTTAGAGATGCTAAGTTACTTAAAGCTGTCAAGAAGCAcatccaaaaacaaaattatgattaacTGTGTATCCAAAATAGAATTTGGGCATGAATGTGTTgcttgaagataaaataagatagGTTAAATAGCCTATGAGCACAAATGGATTATGTctgtaaaataaacaataataatgaaTTGAATTATTGGATAAGGAATGTTACAATTTATGCTTTTGCGAAGTGTGTGTTGGTTTATATTCATACTTTTAGCCAGGTCCCTCCATTGATCGTGGTACTTGTGTCTGGAGGGCCAGCCGCATACCATTAAAACTTCCAATCTATTGTCTTAGGAGCTTTTCTTCTTCCAAGGCATGTTAGCTTTCAACGATTAACTCTCGCCGTGTGCTTTTCGGGTGATTTATAGCATTGTGCATATAAAGGCTGAAGGAAATAGAATTATATGGGAATTATTGGAATTAATTGAATTGCGACAGAACTTGAATTGAAACATTTAAGTTGCTGCGTATTAATGGCGACGGCACTGTGTTTCTCGGCTACTGTCTTCATTATTCATGGCTCCTAGTAATTTCAGCAAGAACCTGCCACGATTACTTCACTTTATTACTGCTAAGGTTTACTTTTAGCTGTTATTAGGCTTTCTGTAAGTTCTGACATTGGATCCTTTAAGACCTCCGGGGACAATTTGCCAATAATTGCTTGTTGgctgaataattattttattgcttGTCTGAAACAATTCAATAGAAATTTGAGCATAGGATCCCTACTGCTCCCTGAAGTGGCGTCTTTTCTCTACCCTTCATAAATGGTAACATACAGAGATGCAGTTTTGACTTCAGTTTTCTTTACTTGCAATAACAGACCCATGTGCAATTAGCCCCTAGAGGTAGCTCAAATAGCAATGGAGGGGATTCCAGTAAGAGTTTAAATTCCTTCCAgtgatatttcaaaattgaacTCATGGCTATCCAATTCCAAGAAATCAAGTTGGCAATAATAAGCACACAATAAATTCCCAGCTGCAGATTTTGTATTCAAATTAGTCGAATGATTTAattttggaagaagaggaatgTTTGTACTGCAACAACAAAGATTTATTTCTCTTCTGTATTGTTCATGATAAACTAGAACTTGAAACCAAATTGTCAACTCATGAGCCCTCTAAAATCTAACACAAAGGGAATTCATTCAAATCATAGAATCAAAAAACACTCATTCAACATCATATCCCTGCTCTTGAAGCTCTTGAATGACCTCATTCCTCATCCTGAACCATAATTTTTGAACTTCATGATCAAACTTCTGGTCCTGCAACAGCGTTTGATAGTTACTCACTTCTCCTCCATCAGATAGAACGTTTCCTTTAGGTCCAAAAACAGAGCCAATCATGCCACCCTTTTTTATAAACTCCTCCATTGCTTCTGTGTCACCTGGGTACGGATACGGCACCCTCTCGTAGAGATGGGCTAGCTCCTTCTCTTCCTTTGGTCTAGGCTTCAGAGTCCACCAACCCAGCGGTGAAGTCTCGTTATACAACCAAATAGCACCAAATATCGCGTAGGTGCATAGCAAAGCCCTCCCAACTTGCTTCCAGAAGTAACGGTCTTCTCTGCCTACGCCTATTTTCCTCAAATACTTATCAGAAAAGTATGATTTCAGCAACTGAATACCTGAAAATGTTTCACAGTTTTTTATTCAGACATTTTATCGAACATTTGGGAGGCCAATTCTTAATCTAAAACAATGCATATAAGAGATATTATGTGAAATATTCGAGACTGTTGCGTTCTGGGTTTTACCTGTCTTGGCTTCTTGATGCCCCCTGCGAACCATCTTGCATGGAGATGAAGTTTGTTGATCAAATATGTGTGTACGATGGCTTGATGAGGATTGCGGCCAAATTCCGCCCACTGGCTTTAGCGTTTTACGACACGCAATATGACAGGTTGTTGGTTGATCAAGATTTGGGCCGCTATCTTGAAATTTTGGGCCGATgacctttttgttaaaaaaaaaaacatactttaATACAATTTCCACTTATAATAATTGAGCACTGCCAAACACCCAGAAGAAGAAATCAAGGTGACCACCACCATCCAAGCTTCCCATATCTAATACTTAAATGGGTCACAATTGTCACAATCGAAGAGCTCAAGTAGTTCCCAAATGCATTCCTGTCAAAGAGAGAGCCGAGCTAAGGTTTCTCATGAGTCATGGTGTCTGGTGCCTCTCCATAAAAGAATGTTGAGACTTCCATCAGACTAAACATCAGTTTTTCTATTGGATTGTTGGGTAGTTATTAAAGTAATTCAAGTTTGGATCACtgaaaaactattaaaaaagcTCTAGGATATTTAATAAGGATTATATGTTCCCTTATAGAAGGTTCAGTTATCTTGTGATAATTTGATATgtaaattcaaattgtaaattcaaatacttagtaaaatttatacataattccTTGACTTTGAACAATGTGTatcatttcaaataaattacaatattataaagAATTAGTGAAAGGTTAATGAATTTACTAGTATGCTTATTCAAGGGAATACAAGCTAGAAAGAATCGTAAAAGGAgcaaataatatgtaaatttaaaaaaatcaatataaggatttaaaaaatacttCTGACAAtagtattttaagtttaataatacCATcacttcttttaaattttaagaaaatactatCGATCAATATATGTCAAAAGTCTTTAATTTTACTGTTAAGCTTGCTATCTCAAGAACATGCTCATGCATCATACAGGGAACCATCATGTTTCATAGAAGTCAAAGTACTCATTAATATactaacaaataatttatcagCAATTTGAAGAACACTCTTTCACAAATTTCTTAAATTCCttagcatcatcaattttaggaagaattaaatttaagttatttgTAATTGTCATTCACTTAAACATTAAGCTTAATAAATTCGATCTTTCCGAcactttatataaaaatttttcattatcgTTACTCTTATAAGTAATAGTAGCAAGCTTTTTAATTTGAAGTGTAACACCTAAGTGAAACTGAATTTGTTCActtcaataaaagaaatttaatttattaaataaatgaactGAAGTTCATTAAATAAACGAAGGAGAAGAATGCGAAAGGTAAACCacaaagcaagaaagaaagaaagaaagagaagttgTATTAACTGATTTGAATAGAACTGACATAAATTTATCTCCTGTGAACAATTACTGATCATTTGTATTTGTAGTGGACAATGGGAAAGGCCCCAATCAATCACTTTTGCCACCACCCACTGATCTTCCCAAGTGTGGATCAACGAAGGCCCAACACTCCACTCATACGAAAGGTAAGGGATGGAGAAACAACCCAGAAAAGAAATTGggtgaaaaatagaaaagaattgCTTTGAGCAACCTCAAACAAAGATAACACCCGTATTAGTTTGATGTCAATACActcacaatatatatataaatgatatatcattatatgattaaatattgatttatttttaatttaaaataattcaattataatatgacAGACCAtttgtatatcaaaattaattaataaaaaagtgtACACATACttccattatatttatatataatatacacaattttatacataaataataacatattatcatattagGGTTGTGTATAGTTAggtttaaatagtaaaatcgaaccaaattacttaaaaattattatttgatttaatttgtattgaaaattttttaaaccgttttttcaatttgagatacagtttgagtgatttttaaactaaacctaattataaaccatattttttttgaaatatatataattatattttatagaattttttaataaataattagatatataacttgtttttttatatttattttattatttttttacatatgttttatatctatatttcatatttattttacatgtttatattatatttttagaaacaataaaactatgtatactcatttttggtacataatttatgtacacaaatgaggtattatcatgtgattagatgtttctttatcatatgatgacacatgttttaaaatcatctaattacatgatgacacatcactgtgtatatgaattgtgtacaaaaaataagtacacataacattactcttttagAAACccataatttcatatatataatttaatttatttcactaaattttttatatatatagagagagagagagagaggagggAGGGagaagtaaatgattttaaaaagtttaaattgtaGTCCAAACTagaataaatcatattttttaattagattcagttagaaattttttaaattattttttaaatttatttcaaaaagttTCTCAAACCccctcaaattaaattatttatatccctatattatataattaattgattttaaattaaaatacataattatataataatatataattttattatttcttttataattacaCGTAAGGGCGAAATCGTGGATGAATACCAGGATAaagttagaataaaaataataataaaatataaaaagttaaggttaaataataataaaaaaaaatagtttactcttaataaaaaatcaactgACGTCGGTATCTAATCTTTGTGAAAGgattattgtaattttgaaaagccCAAATGTCCCTTCCCTTTTtccccaaggtttgatgcaaaccccCTTTAGTCcgttaactatcaaaaatttaaatttttacctataaaatattaaaattacttttaagataaaattattatttaactaataatatattagaaataataaaacattatctatttttttcttaaatttaaaaaattaataattttctctcaaaattaaacttttaaattgtatatttttttcctctctttttttatgttgaaacCAACAGGCTTCGCTCTCTCTTCCCTTTTTACGATATCTCTCTAGTATCTTCTTCCCACTGTGAATCATCTTTATCCTTAAAAGAAGTCAAATTGTCTTCACCCGATGATGAAAAGAATTTATAGTGAAGAAAAACATTAGAGAGGTGTCAAAAAATGGGAAGAGAGAGAAACAGATCAGTTCTAgtgtcaaaaaagaaaaagagaaaaactataaaccttaaaaagaaatatgtaagattttaaaatttgatctgagggaaaaattattaattttgtaaatttatagagaaaatagataatattttattattttaatatattattaattaaataaaaactttatttctaaaattaattatttttgatgattttaataatttataaaaaaaaattaaatttttaataattaactgGGGAGATTGGATTTGAATCTAAGCTCAGTGGGAACATGTCTTTCGGCCTTTTGAAAAAGGTAGGCTAGGAAGTTGCACGCGCGCACAAGATTCAcgcaaaaatgaaaacaaatacaGACACAACGCAGGCGTAAATGACCATTAACTTTTTTGGACTTAAATAAGAACAAACATAAAAGGAATCTTTCCATCTATGGAAATAAAATTGGCGGTGGTGGGTGGccatttcattattattattataagacCGAAAGgtttgttcccacccaagatttgatgtaatttaaaatttatatttattaatttttaaaaatttgaagttttatctataaacaagattttattaaaatttttagttaaaactattattttaataatattattaaaaaatatataattttatctcatttctcccctttaaaaaaattgaaaattaacaacttcatcaTTACCTAAATATTTtcagttataaaaattaattattttctctcgtacctaagtttttcttttttcctctctctAGCCGTCATTGGTCTTTGAAAACTTCCTcctttttctctatttgatcGATTGTCTCTTACTGTCAAAATGGTTGTTGACACACAGTGTGATGAAGATATCTGGGTTTCTTCATCACTTCATAATGCAATGAAGAGATCTGGTTCTTTTTATCACTTTGTCATGCGACAAAGAGATTTGAGTCTCTTCATCACACCTTGCATCAGCCAGCTATTTCAATGGTGAGAGACGACTAGccaaacaaaggaaaaaaaaggaagtcATCAGCGATAGGTGGTGATcaaagagaggagaaaaaaaaacgtAAATATAAGGGGATAAAGtgattagttttcaaaatctgacagaaaaaatgagataaaatttattatttttacccttaattttatttgaaaattttaataaaatttaacttatatatacgagtttaagtttttaaattttaacaaataaaatttaaaaattatatcaatcttGGATAagaacaagtcctttggccttactATAATGTCAGCATCTTGCCTAGCTCAACACccaattcattttaatttcacaTTTCTTATGCTTCATCTGAGAGGGATCTCAATcatgctaaaaaaaaaatataatttgttaatatttttgctTTTGAAGGTTAGAATTAGATAATCTTGCCTATTTATAACTGATGTGACGTCATTAATAGTataacaattatcaaaattatatatggaAATGTAGCCAATTCACGCTTGTTGAAAGGACCCCCGAGACCCCTGCTTTTTTCCCCAAGGCAGGGATGACGATTCGCCCTCCAAATCGAGTCTTAAGTCTATCCTCTCTTGAATTGGGAGAAAATTCTTTTGATCAATTAGTGAATAAGGATATTAAAAtccttataattaaaaataaaaataaaaatatttttaattagtctTTTTTCTAACTCgtttatttttatctatctcttaaattcttaaatattaaattaattttagaaattttgatttattataaatatatattaatatttttttatttttaataaaaataaaaagagaaaaaaaaaatttcttaagaGAAAGTAAAGATAAAGAAGgggaaaattttgtttcttcaaGAACAAAAATGAGAATTTGGGTATTTATCCTCTAGTTTGACTCATTCTCATCTTTTTTCGaggatataaatatattaaaattaaaaattatataataaaaacacaaatttcattttgaaaattaaataatttttcaaaaaaataatattgccaattgtttataaaaatatgataattttactagaaatcaaattcaaacacgTGTAGGCATGGGAATGgtaatttattaagtattaaagtACGATTATGTACCTATAATTTGATTCCTCctaatcttaatattattgCCTTTATTATCTCATGAGATGTGATGCCACTTAAAGGGGCCCAAACTTTTTGCTTTCCTACTTATTAAACTATCTCTTATATATTTACATCAtctcattaaaattttacatcttgcacttttttaattgataattaagaAACATATACACTTTATTAAAATACactaagaaaatattattttacgtTCGAACAAaagttttatagataaaaaataaataaagataatgtGATATCGACCATTCTTAGATTTCACCATTTATTAATTGAGctcatatatttttacttttatacaattcaaatatttttatatagtaTTTTTAGATTCGTTATTGGTAATAacctataatttattttagtagTTAACCCTTTTCATCTCTTATAGAGttcataacaaatatatagctaaaaatactttatcaaagaattaagaaatattaaaagactatagttaaaattaaatacttgagaagagttgaaaaatatcacttgatagttaagaatttcatataataaaaaaaataaaattatataattttaataataaatataaatgtatatgaattatttatgattaaattttattttatttataatttaaattaattccattatttaatagtatttgtttattattattaatcattGATGAGTAGAAAGTGACACCTACATTATTGAATATGGAAAATTATATAGGGGTAGTTGCCACAAAATGATTGTTTTTCTATTGAGCAAAAGAACGTGATACATGTGACAAGTGAGTGACAAATTCCACTTTCTCAATTCCCTTGCATGCGAAGAGCAATGGTCTAGAGGTGATTGGTGGATCGGATTAGCTCGGATCGATTAGATGTAAAAATTAGGTTAGATCTAAGATTTATATAGTAGTTGATCTTATAGGTCAAgtcaatttatgaaaaatattatactcACAATTCAACcgtatatatatagggttaaaTTGAATCTTATAGTAACAGATtgacctattaattttaataaaaaatattttttatattataattattaattaattaattttttaaataattataaaaacaataatgtcTTGCCCGACTTGTTATAGTAGCGGGTCAACTTAGCCCATTTGACACCTCtaagcaatactatgtatatatatttttaacacataatttatatatacagatgatatatcatcagatgattaagtattacgttatgtttaatttaaaatcatctaattatataatgatgtatcatctatatacttaaattatatatatagtgtttTATCGTTATACGAATGCAAACTTGGAtacaattttgatttgaatttggagTTCACAAACCACCCAGTAtgaatttttattcaagataaaATTAGCATCCgttaaaatgattatatatatatataaaatttgttttcaactttCAATATAGCCTTTATTAGGGTTAAATATGTGTGTGATTCGATATAAGGAATTGTGAAACATAATCGAAGGATCTCTATAGgcccaaaattaaaaaaaaaaaaaacaaaacgaGATCTTAATAAAACCTATGATCTCACACAtactcatatatatttttaatgcaaGATTCGTGTCATACCAGTGttgataaaactatatgcacaaaaaatgatatatcattatgtgattgaatgttgttttatttttaatttaaaattaccaaatcaTATGGTggcatattaatatttgtacaCAATATTTttgcatataacattactctaccAATATTGATAGCTCTACCACTATAGGAACTCTAGTTCTTTTCTTCCATAGGTATTTACAACGTCGTAAGGTTCCTGTTCATCCATAAAGAGAAGCTAAAAATCCACACGAGAATGGTGAATGTTTCAGGGACacacaaaaatatcaaatcacataataacatattaatatttgtatatattatttgtgcatataatattactctatcaATATTGGCAGTTCTACCATAATGGGAACTCCAATTCTTTTCTTCCACAAGGTAGCAAGACTCCTATTCATCCACAAAAAAAAGCTACAAACCCACACAAGAATGGTGAAGGTTTTGGGGACACACGAATACTAGTTCATATTAGATTGAATGAATATGTGAAGATCTGTgaagagaaaatgagaagaaacaattatcttctctttttatttttatttttttaaagatgacACTCAAATATGTGGGATTAGTgtttaatttatactaaaaagtgggatattgattaaaatatcatttattttgtcttttatatatatatatatataatcacttttttttcttattatacaaatataacaaCTATTTAAATTGACTTTtcctttgaaagaaaaaaattatgaaatttaggGTTAACTGATCGGTCATGACCGAGCAgctaactaatttttaaaaataaattgattggctaaccaatttttataaaaataaattggttagtcaatcaatttttttaaaaataaattggtcgGTTAGGTGTTTGGGTGGCCAACCAACCATCCGACCAACCTTTCCtccatca includes:
- the LOC123225245 gene encoding protein OCTOPUS-like; translation: MTLQPQQTHHPYTTCHRHPTTKPVTGFCATCLCERLSSIDSSATARPHIRRTKSYSSSDPNAAPVFASASEPRRKSCDVGPRNTLSNLFNIDDQLNNKKIYGHIGAGPTLKEEEEEEEEIIVCDALIEDENAGELKSMKEFIDLELERKKSHVSVFWETASVFSKKLLNWKQKQMRRKKKKQSHEEDNYNNNNNKGNERPTAETETQSEIGLYGDFGRRSCDTDLRLSVDNNLRYSFEEPRASWDGCLIGKANSRLITPMAVVEEKGGSGNEGDKDNPGGSEQTRDYYGEPLNIHRRRRSFDRCSSGKRASFVDVDEDNLISNAKVSPKTVGLFHGAKLLVTEKELRDSNWYSIKEYRAECVESESKHVGYNDAEVGQKGFNFKKSLRWLNVWNMWGLIQKRSESKCGDERNVHRVVDGALAMSLQKIKRVANGEPNGTISEKLIRSYSVGATSPLKVDGVEAKDNGGRRRDEILLQRNRSSAFSPNNLDNGLLRFYLTPVRSYRRNKSGRNR
- the LOC123225173 gene encoding uncharacterized protein LOC123225173 gives rise to the protein MVRRGHQEAKTGIQLLKSYFSDKYLRKIGVGREDRYFWKQVGRALLCTYAIFGAIWLYNETSPLGWWTLKPRPKEEKELAHLYERVPYPYPGDTEAMEEFIKKGGMIGSVFGPKGNVLSDGGEVSNYQTLLQDQKFDHEVQKLWFRMRNEVIQELQEQGYDVE